In the genome of Rhodamnia argentea isolate NSW1041297 chromosome 3, ASM2092103v1, whole genome shotgun sequence, one region contains:
- the LOC115727308 gene encoding putative PAP-specific phosphatase, mitochondrial isoform X3: MVVLLHSASRISAVRFNPPPRSPTHVRGRMLSLRCLSSSLPFPVDNAKYHRELEAAIDVVERACRLCVDVKKALSSSDGRILEKTDQTPVTVADFGVQALVSLELGNLFPSIPLVAEEDSASIRSTDLVGYVVDAVTDKASSEVHPLTPNAVLEAIDRGGKNDFSIGAQPDSYWVLDPIDGTRGFLKGSEALYVVGLALVIGGEVVLGAMGCPNWQQDLSNVANDGLQEYEISMARPGIIMVSHVGCGTWTKRLPPQLSNTSAEDAYWTRCFVDWFSAVHEARFCIPESQTWETILPSTSFKATTETGTAGEGKVVLLPACCGRLTQNQGNMPKFLCQMSLGLGPCCWHDMRA; encoded by the exons ATGGTCGTCCTCCTCCACTCCGCCTCCCGCATCTCCGCCGTCCGGTTCAATCCCCCTCCTCGTTCCCCGACGCATGTCCGCGGAAGAATGCTCTCGTTGAGGTGTCTCAGCTCGAGCCTCCCGTTCCCAGTCGATAACGCCAAGTATCACCGCGAGCTCGAAGCCGCCATCGACGTTGTGGAGCGAGCTTGCCGTCTCTGTGTCGAC GTGAAGAAAGCCTTGTCTTCGAGTGATGGTCGGATTCTCGAGAAGACTGACCAAACTCCCGTCACCGTTGCGGACTTCGGCGTGCAAGCTCTTGTCAGTTTGG AGCTGGGAAACTTGTTTCCTTCCATTCCTTTAGTGGCAGAAGAGGACTCTGCATCCATACGTTCTACTGATTTGGTGGGTTATGTTGTGGATGCTGTTACCGATAAAGCGAGCTCTGAAGTTCATCCTTTGACACCCAATGCTGTTTTAGAGGCTATTGACCGAGGAGGAAAGAACGACTTCTCTATTGGAGCGCAGCCAGACTCATATTGG GTTCTGGATCCAATAGATGGGACACGAGGATTTCTAAAAGGAAGTGAGGCCTTGTATGTG GTAGGATTGGCACTTGTGATTGGTGGAGAAGTTGTATTAGGTGCAATGGGATGCCCTAATTGGCAGCAAGATCTATCCAATGTAGCCAACGATGGGCTACAGGAGTATGAGATCAGCATGGCGAGACCTGGGATCATCATGGTATCTCATGTTGGCTGTGGAACATGGACCAAAAGGTTACCACCACAGCTCAGTAATACAAGTGCAGAGGATGCCTATTGGACCAGGTGCTTTGTTGATTGGTTCTCTGCAGTTCATGAAGCACGCTTTTGCATTCCAGAGAGTCAAACATGGGAGACAATTCTCCCGTCTACCTCATTCAAAGCAACAACTGAAACTGGTACTGCTGGAGAAGGGAAAGTTGTTCTACTGCCAGCATGTTGTGGAAG GCTGACACAAAATCAAGGGAACATGCCTaagtttctttgtcaaatgtCGTTAGGCTTGGGACCATGCTGTTGGCATGATATGCGTGCATGA
- the LOC115727308 gene encoding putative PAP-specific phosphatase, mitochondrial isoform X1, with product MVVLLHSASRISAVRFNPPPRSPTHVRGRMLSLRCLSSSLPFPVDNAKYHRELEAAIDVVERACRLCVDVKKALSSSDGRILEKTDQTPVTVADFGVQALVSLELGNLFPSIPLVAEEDSASIRSTDLVGYVVDAVTDKASSEVHPLTPNAVLEAIDRGGKNDFSIGAQPDSYWVLDPIDGTRGFLKGSEALYVVGLALVIGGEVVLGAMGCPNWQQDLSNVANDGLQEYEISMARPGIIMVSHVGCGTWTKRLPPQLSNTSAEDAYWTRCFVDWFSAVHEARFCIPESQTWETILPSTSFKATTETGTAGEGKVVLLPACCGSLCKYMMVASGRASVFISRARAQTSIKAWDHAVGMICVHEAGGKVTDWEGSQIDLAADAAERRIVFPRGGIIVSNGNLHDKILDMTSSGASSVL from the exons ATGGTCGTCCTCCTCCACTCCGCCTCCCGCATCTCCGCCGTCCGGTTCAATCCCCCTCCTCGTTCCCCGACGCATGTCCGCGGAAGAATGCTCTCGTTGAGGTGTCTCAGCTCGAGCCTCCCGTTCCCAGTCGATAACGCCAAGTATCACCGCGAGCTCGAAGCCGCCATCGACGTTGTGGAGCGAGCTTGCCGTCTCTGTGTCGAC GTGAAGAAAGCCTTGTCTTCGAGTGATGGTCGGATTCTCGAGAAGACTGACCAAACTCCCGTCACCGTTGCGGACTTCGGCGTGCAAGCTCTTGTCAGTTTGG AGCTGGGAAACTTGTTTCCTTCCATTCCTTTAGTGGCAGAAGAGGACTCTGCATCCATACGTTCTACTGATTTGGTGGGTTATGTTGTGGATGCTGTTACCGATAAAGCGAGCTCTGAAGTTCATCCTTTGACACCCAATGCTGTTTTAGAGGCTATTGACCGAGGAGGAAAGAACGACTTCTCTATTGGAGCGCAGCCAGACTCATATTGG GTTCTGGATCCAATAGATGGGACACGAGGATTTCTAAAAGGAAGTGAGGCCTTGTATGTG GTAGGATTGGCACTTGTGATTGGTGGAGAAGTTGTATTAGGTGCAATGGGATGCCCTAATTGGCAGCAAGATCTATCCAATGTAGCCAACGATGGGCTACAGGAGTATGAGATCAGCATGGCGAGACCTGGGATCATCATGGTATCTCATGTTGGCTGTGGAACATGGACCAAAAGGTTACCACCACAGCTCAGTAATACAAGTGCAGAGGATGCCTATTGGACCAGGTGCTTTGTTGATTGGTTCTCTGCAGTTCATGAAGCACGCTTTTGCATTCCAGAGAGTCAAACATGGGAGACAATTCTCCCGTCTACCTCATTCAAAGCAACAACTGAAACTGGTACTGCTGGAGAAGGGAAAGTTGTTCTACTGCCAGCATGTTGTGGAAG TTTATGCAAGTATATGATGGTTGCTTCAGGAAGGGCGTCAGTTTTCATTAGTCGAGCAAGAGCACAAACCTCAATCAAG GCTTGGGACCATGCTGTTGGCATGATATGCGTGCATGAAGCTGGAGGAAAG GTGACCGATTGGGAAGGAAGTCAAATTGATCTGGCAGCAGATGCCGCTGAACGGAGAATCGTATTCCCTAGAGGTGGCATTATTGTGTCTAATGGGAACTTGCATGACAAGATTTTGGACATGACTTCTTCTGGGGCCTCGTCTGTTTTGTAG
- the LOC115727308 gene encoding putative PAP-specific phosphatase, mitochondrial isoform X2, producing the protein MVVLLHSASRISAVRFNPPPRSPTHVRGRMLSLRCLSSSLPFPVDNAKYHRELEAAIDVVERACRLCVDVKKALSSSDGRILEKTDQTPVTVADFGVQALVSLELGNLFPSIPLVAEEDSASIRSTDLVGYVVDAVTDKASSEVHPLTPNAVLEAIDRGGKNDFSIGAQPDSYWVLDPIDGTRGFLKGSEALYVVGLALVIGGEVVLGAMGCPNWQQDLSNVANDGLQEYEISMARPGIIMVSHVGCGTWTKRLPPQLSNTSAEDAYWTRCFVDWFSAVHEARFCIPESQTWETILPSTSFKATTETGTAGEGKVVLLPACCGSLCKYMMVASGRASVFISRARAQTSIKAWDHAVGMICVHEAGGKMGSAGMFRHFS; encoded by the exons ATGGTCGTCCTCCTCCACTCCGCCTCCCGCATCTCCGCCGTCCGGTTCAATCCCCCTCCTCGTTCCCCGACGCATGTCCGCGGAAGAATGCTCTCGTTGAGGTGTCTCAGCTCGAGCCTCCCGTTCCCAGTCGATAACGCCAAGTATCACCGCGAGCTCGAAGCCGCCATCGACGTTGTGGAGCGAGCTTGCCGTCTCTGTGTCGAC GTGAAGAAAGCCTTGTCTTCGAGTGATGGTCGGATTCTCGAGAAGACTGACCAAACTCCCGTCACCGTTGCGGACTTCGGCGTGCAAGCTCTTGTCAGTTTGG AGCTGGGAAACTTGTTTCCTTCCATTCCTTTAGTGGCAGAAGAGGACTCTGCATCCATACGTTCTACTGATTTGGTGGGTTATGTTGTGGATGCTGTTACCGATAAAGCGAGCTCTGAAGTTCATCCTTTGACACCCAATGCTGTTTTAGAGGCTATTGACCGAGGAGGAAAGAACGACTTCTCTATTGGAGCGCAGCCAGACTCATATTGG GTTCTGGATCCAATAGATGGGACACGAGGATTTCTAAAAGGAAGTGAGGCCTTGTATGTG GTAGGATTGGCACTTGTGATTGGTGGAGAAGTTGTATTAGGTGCAATGGGATGCCCTAATTGGCAGCAAGATCTATCCAATGTAGCCAACGATGGGCTACAGGAGTATGAGATCAGCATGGCGAGACCTGGGATCATCATGGTATCTCATGTTGGCTGTGGAACATGGACCAAAAGGTTACCACCACAGCTCAGTAATACAAGTGCAGAGGATGCCTATTGGACCAGGTGCTTTGTTGATTGGTTCTCTGCAGTTCATGAAGCACGCTTTTGCATTCCAGAGAGTCAAACATGGGAGACAATTCTCCCGTCTACCTCATTCAAAGCAACAACTGAAACTGGTACTGCTGGAGAAGGGAAAGTTGTTCTACTGCCAGCATGTTGTGGAAG TTTATGCAAGTATATGATGGTTGCTTCAGGAAGGGCGTCAGTTTTCATTAGTCGAGCAAGAGCACAAACCTCAATCAAG GCTTGGGACCATGCTGTTGGCATGATATGCGTGCATGAAGCTGGAGGAAAG ATGGGATCAGCTGGTATGTTTAGGCACTTTTCCTAA